From Bacteroides uniformis:
ATCGGTCCGTTGGAACTGTTTCCCTCTCCCCAGCTTTTGTTGGTGATGCTCATATAATGCACATGTAGAAAGCGGTCGCGGTTGCTCTCCGGAGCAAACGGAGCTACCTTCACCTGCTGCATCATCACCACCAGCATGATGAGGAAGATGGCAAGTGCCGTACCGGCTATGCTGACGGCACTAATCATCGGTTGCTGCCGCAACTGTGCCCAGGCTTGTGTGAAGTATTGCTTTATCATATTGATATTTACGATTAGACGATTTACTATTTACGATTGGTGTTACCGCTACTCAACGGCCCACCTTCAGGTTACATGTATTCACTCCGCCTATGCCTCCTTTAGAAATGTCAGCATGCCCGGCAGTTCCGCTCAAAGTGACGTCACCCACACCACTCATTCTGGCAGTCAAATAATCGCAGACTACATGAATATCGGCGCTACCTACTCCGCGTAAAGTAACTTTCAGCTCGTCACACGTCAAATCGGATACATTCACTTCACCCACTCCCTTTACCTCAAATGACACTTCATCCAGTTTCAAGGGCTTCTCACAATTGAATTCCCCTACACCGGTAAACTCCACCTTCTTCAAATCAGGAGCCGAAATCCAAATGGT
This genomic window contains:
- a CDS encoding GIN domain-containing protein — encoded protein: MKTNIVGIIIALILTFVGMLSVYAQDTKVSEVRKVDAFSSIEITSVGTIYFTQSDTYSFKIEGKEKHVKNTETTVKDGCLLIGFKDRKNKSMRNQKDGVTIWISAPDLKKVEFTGVGEFNCEKPLKLDEVSFEVKGVGEVNVSDLTCDELKVTLRGVGSADIHVVCDYLTARMSGVGDVTLSGTAGHADISKGGIGGVNTCNLKVGR